One genomic window of Hydra vulgaris chromosome 03, alternate assembly HydraT2T_AEP includes the following:
- the LOC136078878 gene encoding uncharacterized protein LOC136078878 has translation MASDSVLKKNKFLIKLCTFNCHGLKSNIEYTESLITSHDITFICEHWISKLEHSIIKNICKNTHSSYFHQANKREQGRPFGGNAFLVRKHMFQNVIILYEDDHILAINLVKNNTSIVIIGIYLTSSRNNRTSLDEYTNQLDIIKGLVNNYEGIGEVIVFGDFQSFPLEIYDLLERSSLTKNNYSAALSEFIKSSEFELVDVIKGSGPKITYQHNTLPNASYIDHIAISKNTSLRYYNCFVAPFSPKNMSDHLPVSIVIELIGRSLKENIYKMTDKISIPNYAWNNQRFIQLYNDFVNNNIKSLSLTNNNYDKELIKIYNLITKSAFEALSQHLSEKKQSLYSKSWWTPELNRSKKVLTFHFKKWRDTGFVKDLSSHIFNQYLMARKNFRNAVKKAQNYNLYKKYIKIEMLKNTNPKNFWNTFRNIQTDANSKLFTINNKKDKESITREFADSFEKRLNTKSITHTATSFQVPPCTKFDFVIISDEIIRTAISCLKLNKTKDAFGISAEHLKYLRCEAQIEWLKKFFTFSLNHGQTPKSMSTSLIIPLAKSYKKSLTDPNNYRGISIIPIFTKLIEYIILIFCPDLKEAHPLQFGFTKNSSTLHTEFVISETIKHYNNNSPVYLCSLDAEKAFDNCNWDILFEKLYNNKKLLLYIVNTISSLYRESCASVSYLGCKSSPFYLTQGVRQGSILSPHLYNLYTQNLLETLQNESVVGTSINGNYTGVVAYADDIILLSSTLSGLQKPINICFIWDTKYSPITSLNRLNIDNRISHFRAVIQSLIQAGIRFVHPNSIVQLYKTLAVPTLTYGLELCDHKEMLLQKLDIVGRIALKSLLNVSKHSKNYIHPLFCIEDISIVTQQNKINLFIRLLKNKMTFDILKSQLNNESGPRPFVDSVKALCNSHKLNIEKLMQHKEKIKITGLKNIIPETDLKILKCAVEYWNSKEQRAIFKDVLENKIPRS, from the exons ATGGCTTCCGACAgcgtattaaagaaaaataaatttctcataaAATTATGTACTTTTAATTGTCATGGGCTTAAATCAAACATTGAATACACTGAATCCTTGATAACTTCCCATGATATTACTTTTATATGCGAACATTGGATATCAAAACTTGAACAttcaataatcaaaaatatttgcaaaaacacCCACTCTTCGTACTTCCACCAGGCAAATAAGCGCGAGCAAGGTCGGCCGTTTGGCGGAAATGCGTTTCTGGTTCGGAAACATATGtttcaaaatgtcattattttatatgaaGATGATCATATTCTTGCtataaatcttgttaaaaataatactagCATTGTTATAATTGGTATTTATCTAACTTCATCGCGGAATAATCGAACATCATTAGATGAATACACAAATCAGTTAGATATAATTAAAGGCCTTGTTAATAATTATGAGGGTATCGGCGAAGTAATTGTATTTGGTGATTTTCAATCTTTTCCTCTCGAAATATACGATTTACTAGAAAGATCAAGtctcacaaaaaataattactccGCGGCTCTATCAGAATTTATAAAATCGAGTGAATTTGAACTAGTGGACGTAATTAAAGGTTCAGGCCCTAAGATAACATATCAACATAATACACTACCAAATGCATCATATATTGATCACATAGCTATCTCAAAAAACACTTCTCTTAGGTATTACAACTGTTTTGTTGCCCCCTTTTCACCTAAGAATATGAGTGATCATTTGCCAGTATCAATTGTAATTGAACTCATTGGAAGATCTCTCAAAGagaatatttacaaaatgacAGACAAAATTAGCATTCCAAATTATGCTTGGAATAATCAAcgttttatacaattatataatgatttcgtaaataataatattaaaagtctTAGCCTTACAAATAACAATTACGATAAAGAACTTATCAAAATCTATAATTTGATTACAAAAAGTGCATTTGAGGCTCTTAGCCAACACTTATCTGAgaaaaaacaatcattatatTCGAAATCTTGGTGGACTCCCGAGTTAAATAGGAGTAAAAAAGTTCTTACATTTCATTTTAAGAAATGGCGTGACACGGGTTTCGTAAAAGATTTAAGTTCGCACATTTTTAACCAATACCTAATGGCACGAAAAAATTTCCGAAACGCTGTTAAGAAAGCACAAAACTATaacctttacaaaaaatacataaaaatcgagatgttaaaaaatacCAATCCAAAAAACTTCTGGAATACTTTTAGAAATATACAGACTGATGCAAactcaaaattatttacaataaataataaaaaggacaagGAGTCAATCACAAGAGAATTCGCCGATAGTTTCGAAAAACGGTTGAACACTAAATCTATAACGCATACCGCGACGAGTTTTCAAGTTCCACCTTGTACAAAATTTGACTTTGTAATAATATCAGATGAAATTATAAGAACGGCTATCTCTtgcctaaaattaaacaaaaccaaAGATGCATTTGGAATCTCTgcagaacatttaaaatatttgcgtTGTGAAGCCCAAATAGAATGgctaaaaaaattcttcacaTTTTCTCTTAATCATGGTCAAACGCCAAAGTCGATGTCTACATCACTTATAATACCActtgctaaatcttataaaaaatcattaactgATCCAAATAACTACCGTGGTATCAGCATCATTCCAATCTTCACAAAACTAATCGAATATATAATCCTAATATTCTGTCCAGATCTAAAAGAAGCTCATCCTCTTCAATTCGGTTTCACCAAAAATAGCTCAACCCTACACACCGAATTTGTTATTAGTGAAACAATTAAACACTATAACAACAACTCACCTGTTTATCTCTGTTCCCTCGATGctgaaaaagcttttgacaactGCAACTGGGACATTCTTTTTGAGAAACtgtacaataataaaaaattactactgtATATTGTTAATACAATATCGTCATTATACAGGGAAAGTTGTGCTTCTGTGTCTTATCTAGGTTGCAAATCATCTCCATTCTATCTAACGCAAGGAGTGAGACAGGGATCGATTCTCTCGCCTCATTTGTACAATCTTTACACTCAAAACCTACTAGAAACCTTACAAAATGAAAGTGTCGTAGGAACATCAATAAATGGAAACTACACGGGTGTTGTAGCATATGCTGATGACATTATACTTCTTAGTTCCACCCTCTCTGGCCTACAAAAGCCAATTAATATCT GCTTTATATGGGACACAAAATATTCACCAATTACCTCACTTAATCGTTTAAACATTGATAACCGAATATCCCATTTCCGGGCAGTAATACAGTCTTTAATTCAAGCTGGAATTCGTTTTGTTCACCCAAACTCTATTGTccagttatataaaactttagctGTTCCAACACTAACGTATGGTCTTGAGCTTTGCGACCATAAAGAAATGTTATTGCAAAAGCTTGATATAGTAGGAAGAATTGCACTGAAGTCACTACTAAACGtttcaaaacatagtaaaaattatatacatccCCTATTTTGTATTGAAGATATATCTATAGTTACGCAACAAAATaagataaacttatttattcgcctgttgaaaaataaaatgacatttGATATTCTTAAGTCGCAGTTGAACAACGAATCAGGTCCACGACCTTTTGTAGATAGCGTCAAGGCTCTGTGCAATagtcataaattaaatatagagAAACTGATGCaacacaaagaaaaaataaaaattactggtttaaaaaatataattcctGAAACGGatcttaaaatcttaaaatgtgCAGTTGAGTACTGGAACTCAAAAGAACAAAGAGCAATCTTCAAGGATgttcttgaaaataaaattcctagatcatag